Proteins from one Paraburkholderia acidisoli genomic window:
- a CDS encoding MFS transporter: MKKIRGLRYYIIALITAGTVLNYLARSSLSVAAPTLTHVLQVSTAQYSYVVAAFQAAYTVAQPIAGWILDHIGLRIGFALFAVAWAAANMLHALATNWQGLAVFRGLLGFSEAAIFPAGLKAISAWFPKSERSVAAGWISFGAGFGSMLAPPIMVYCILNYGWQVGFAVTGGIALVWVAAWLLFYREPERHPRMAERELAVLRSEHAASGAAASGAAARPSFRSVIRQRNFWGIAAARFLTEPAWQTFSFWIPLYLVQVRHLDLKAIAAFAWLPFLAADLGAVVGGYLASMVYRFTPVSLGASRKIVLTFGCLLMIGPGSIGLVSNAYVAILLFCFGAFAHQCLSTCLYSLTVDSFDGKDVGTATGGAGMFGYGGGTLFSLLVGYLASKVGFNPLFACLAVFDLTAAAIIWIVVRPRSDEPLERDTHATADRLERAAR; encoded by the coding sequence AAAATCAGGGGGCTTCGCTACTACATCATTGCCCTGATTACGGCCGGCACGGTGCTGAACTACCTCGCCCGCAGTTCGCTATCCGTCGCGGCGCCCACGCTCACCCACGTCCTGCAGGTATCCACCGCGCAGTACTCGTACGTCGTCGCGGCGTTTCAGGCGGCCTATACGGTCGCGCAGCCCATTGCGGGCTGGATCCTCGATCACATTGGCTTGCGCATCGGTTTCGCGCTCTTCGCGGTTGCGTGGGCGGCGGCCAACATGCTGCACGCGCTCGCCACGAACTGGCAGGGACTCGCCGTGTTTCGCGGGTTGCTCGGCTTCTCCGAAGCCGCGATCTTTCCCGCCGGTCTCAAGGCCATCTCGGCATGGTTTCCGAAAAGCGAACGCTCGGTCGCGGCAGGCTGGATCAGTTTCGGTGCGGGATTCGGCTCGATGCTCGCGCCGCCGATCATGGTGTACTGCATCCTCAATTACGGCTGGCAGGTGGGCTTTGCCGTGACGGGCGGCATCGCGCTCGTCTGGGTGGCCGCGTGGCTGCTGTTCTATCGCGAGCCGGAGCGGCATCCGCGCATGGCCGAGCGCGAACTGGCCGTTTTGCGCAGCGAGCACGCCGCGTCGGGCGCCGCTGCGTCGGGCGCCGCTGCGCGGCCGAGTTTTCGCAGCGTGATCCGCCAGCGCAACTTCTGGGGCATCGCGGCGGCGCGCTTTCTCACCGAGCCCGCGTGGCAGACCTTCAGCTTCTGGATTCCGCTCTATCTCGTGCAGGTGCGCCACCTCGATCTCAAGGCGATCGCCGCGTTCGCGTGGCTGCCGTTTCTCGCCGCGGATCTGGGCGCGGTGGTGGGCGGCTATCTGGCCTCGATGGTGTATCGCTTCACGCCGGTCTCGCTCGGCGCGTCGCGCAAGATCGTGCTCACGTTCGGTTGTCTGCTGATGATCGGCCCGGGCTCCATCGGGCTGGTGTCGAACGCCTATGTCGCCATTCTGCTGTTCTGCTTCGGCGCGTTCGCCCACCAATGCCTTTCGACCTGCCTGTATTCGCTCACGGTCGATAGCTTCGACGGCAAGGACGTGGGCACCGCCACGGGCGGCGCGGGCATGTTCGGTTACGGCGGCGGCACGCTGTTCTCGCTGCTCGTGGGTTATCTCGCCAGCAAGGTCGGCTTCAATCCGCTGTTCGCGTGCCTCGCCGTCTTCGACCTCACCGCCGCCGCCATCATCTGGATCGTGGTGCGGCCGCGCAGCGACGAACCGCTCGAACGCGACACGCACGCGACCGCGGACCGGTTGGAGCGCGCCGCGCGCTGA